The Malaclemys terrapin pileata isolate rMalTer1 chromosome 5, rMalTer1.hap1, whole genome shotgun sequence genomic interval ATGTAGCTGACGGTCTGATAATTTAAGAGGCTGAACTGTAATTTTAGGTTCCACTTTCAGCAGtcaaaaaataacatgtgaccatGTTAGAACTTTAGGATCATGTTCTTCCTGGCCCTTACACAGGTGCACAGTGGGAAGGGGACGCAGCAGGAAGCCTCTTCCAACTGGCATGGCTTAGGTGAGGGCCAGTGAGAATTCCAGTTCCTGCAGTCAAAGAAAGCCAGGAACTGCTCCCCCATCTCTTGTGAGGGTGAACAGTGCCctacagggggcaggaagggatgggCAGAATGCAGTGAGAAGGCACAGCCATAACTCATGCCAGCCACTAAAGAGGAGAAGGTGCTGAACTCCACAAAGGAGTACATGTAACAGTGTGTGTGCTTGCTCCCCCTGCACGTTGGGAAGCATTCTGTAGTCCTTTTGCCTTCTTTTGAAGTATCAGGTATTGGCTACTGCAGATCACATGCCAATCCTACACTACATTGCGTGACATGCAGAGGTTGCATTCACCCTGTCTGGTGTTCATAGAATCACCCAGTGCATGAAAAAAACACCTCAatgaggggcgtagctcccagcgcttgggcactgtttacactggtgctttacagtgctgcaacttgctgcgctcgggggggtgttttttcacacccctgagcgtgaaagttgcagcgctgttaattgccagtgcaGACAAACCCTCAAATGACCCACCAGAGGCAACTGGTAGTGCATGGGATGGGAGGAGCAATATTATTTTGATAGTTGAGTAGCAGACTTTCCCACACCTTGTAGTAGCCCTTGATCTCTGCAAGTGCAGGGCTTAGGCCCAGCTGGATCAATGTCTGATCCAGAATTGCTGTGTTCCTATCTTTtacatctatttattttaaatgacctAATCTTTTATCAAGACCTTGATAATTAAATActaattttaacaaaatattgcttcatattaaagttttttttaggGGAAAGTTTGtatttcccttttgttttcaaaTACAGAAAGTCCCTAATTTTTCTTAGTAACAGAGGAAAGCCTCAGTTCTGCTTCCATTGGAGTCTATGGCAAAACACCGATAGATGTCAGCTGGAATAAGATTGGGCACTACATGATTTCATTTTAGGTTTAAGAGATGAGATTCctatccttcccttccctccccccagtaagGAAATTGTGACCCGTCACCTTGTTATAGATAACATTTGAGGGGGAGGGAGTtgttgttttcacacccctgagcgcagcaagttgcagcgctgtacagtgccagtgtagccaaggccgttTACTTCAAAGCGACTACTCACAGCAGTAAATCCTAATGATCACTAGTCGTCTTTTGGTGGAGCAGGCCCAGGGTACCTTCTCGGCAATGTATTTTTGTTAAATATGCAGGTGTGGTGATACACCCATTTCTTGTGATAAGAAAGGAGTTTCCATCCAAATGGATTTTAATCCCAGTTTAATTTTGAATATAGACAAAGACAGGACATTTTAAACTTGCATTTGTTAGAAACTGAATTTGTAAAAAGATATATGATACAGTATGAGATTTTGGAGATCTTCAGTATGTTTCCTTTTCTCTGATCCACAGGTTGGTCTACAAGTGGTTTCTTCTTATCTATAAACTGAGTTATGCATATTTACCATGTTTGGATTTAATTTATTCTTTCGGTAGGTATCTTCAGGTAATCTTCAGATTGTGTGTCTCTTGTTACTTTCAATTATGCTTTTATGTAGAATTTTTATAAACTTTGATGGTTGCAATGAAAACATTCACCTGAAATTTAATCTTTTCCCCACGTCAAACAAATAACTATAGCTTAGGGCACAGGTTTACATTTTCTCtagtttcttgattttttttgcaCAATTAATCCTGAGACTTGATACTTAAACTGCTTTAGTGGCTTCATATATTGTATTCCTGGAttgtaaggggaaaaaataaaattacataccATCCCGATGTTTGTACTTTTAACTGTTTATTTTAACTGTTAAgtaaggccctgctcctgcaatggGATTCACACAGGAGATGATGCATACACAGGCTAAGGgacagaaataaaatatataagcATGGTGATCAGAGTGATGTTTAGCACACATCTTGTAGTTCCTCTTTATATATGGCTATGTCCAATTGCCGCTCTACTGATCTATTGTATTGTCAggttttttcctttttgattttgaCTCTTACCCCTACCCTCAGTTCTGTTCTCTTTAACCCAACTAATTCCACAAACTATTACACATCTCCCTACTGATTAATTGTTTTAAGGATATTTACAAAATTCCCAAGGTTTTAACCAAAcccactctccacccccaaatTCATGGAGACAACAACCGCACTCATTTTAAAGGCTCTCCTTGTGTCCCCCAGTCAGCAAAAATTAGCAGTGCATTCTTAGGCCTCATGGGAGGCTCCCAGATCTGCGAgagtgtactcctgggggaagtTTCTGGCCTCCCAGGGAGTCCTGGCCTACATGGCTGCTCTTGGATTGAAAGGCTGAATTTTGCTACCTCCACAGTCTATCAATGCCAATTCAGAAGCAACTGTTCAAATTTATATGGAGGAATATTAGGAGTTACCTTCTCCCAAGTTCATGCGACCCCCCACAGCACTTGCAGCCACTAATGGCTGGGGAACAAAAGACCCTTATTTGAGTCTCCTTCAAGGCAGTTATTGCATTATTCCCCCAATCTGTGTATGCAAATGAGTAAAGAAACAGAGTGGCTTGTTGGTCTACAGTTGCTGATAAGAAAACAGTGTTTGTAGTACTGATTTTTAGAAGGAAACATGAAATAAGGAGGCTGTTTTGGAAAACTGCCTAAAATATTACATGTACTTCACAGACAGGAGTGACTGGATAGTACCCATTTAATATTTACAGGCAGCATTGCTTTGGAGCTGTGGGAACGCTGGAGATGAGGCAAAGAAAAGCTTTGGGAGTTTGCAAAGTGTATATAATATCTGTTGTTCTTTTAGGTGCGTGTACAGTATGTatgattagattgtaaactcagcAGGACAAGGACCTGATCTATAAAGTACCTAATAAACTTCTGGGTGCTGTTAATAACTAATATTGTATAAAGTAAACTACTGTAGAAGATGACTTAACAATAAGCTTTATTAACATCACACTTAAGCTTTTGACTTAGATCACAGTATTTTCACAATTCCTGACTGCTATTTTTGTGTAGTGCTTCTGCTTTTAAGCTTCATTTACTGCAGTATAGTGAACTTTATTGTTGAGCATTTTTTCCAGGATGAGTTCTTTCAGCTAAAATAAAGCATTTATTTAAAAGGCATTTTACATTTTTACTAAGTATTGGGTGATTTTGTTGCTTCCTCGAAACAATAAAATGTCCGCCTAATTCATttgtattttaaagatttttcccttggaaaaaaaatgccattttgcaCTTTCTATAATACCTTATTTAGGTCGAGTTAAGTGTCTATAAAGATAACAGAAATTGTTAGAGCATACTTTTATGAAATTAATGTTGTTCCTTATTACACCACAAATATGAAGTTGGCTTCGAAGGAAATTGAAAACAGAGTTGTAgtgaggaaaaacaaaggccGAGCTATCAGGAGTAAAAATCAGTTTGATACTTTCTCCCTATATTCTGTACACTAGCAAACACACCCATATGCTCTTTATCTGTTGTTATACAGAATCAAGACGGAAGATTCCATGGATTTTGGTGTGATATTGCTGTTTTATGGACTCTACTATGGAGTGATGGGAAGAGATTTTGCAGAGATTTGTTCTGATTACGTGGCTTCCACTATAGGCATAAGTGCTGGTTTCATTACGTTGAATGACAGTCAGATGGACTGGCAATGAGCTCTTGAGTCTAGTTGTACCCCATGCTTCTAGAAGAAAGATCCCCCCCGTACTCTTTCTACAAGTTTATCTAACCTTTCCTTAAAGACAACTTTTATTGTGCCATAGGCAAACTCTCCTACTTTCTGACTGATCTTAGTTTCAAAAGGAATTTCTTAATACAGTATTATAACCAATGAGTATTCACTGGTCTGAGTTAGGAGACACAATCCCTATATAGCAACGTAGAGGGCTGgtccaaacaaaaaaggcaaaaatagGGTTTCTCTCAACCTGATTCCATATAAACAAGAGACCAAAAAAGACTCCTCATTGCCATAGGTGGGTCTGCTTCTTAGTtctccaaaacccagtgaaagaGCCATTAAATCTTTCCCTTTTTGCAATTCTTGTCTTTTCTTCTTAATGAGGCAGTTAGGGAATGTAGGTGTCCTTAGTGAAGGACAAGTCTGGGATGTTTGGCACGCTTTGTAATAGAGGCAGACACTTGTTGAAGTTCTCTTCTCAGCAAGAAGATTTTAATTCTCTCCAAACCACCTACATGTCAGGATCTATACATTCTGTCACTAGTATCTAAGAGAGTTTTAGCTTCTTTCATTCCTGTCCTTAACCATTGTGGACTTATACTGAGTTATTTGTGTCTCCTTGGCCCTAATGGAAAGTGTTGTTTCCCCCACTATAAATATTCAACAGTTTTATAATGTCAGTGGGATGCCTACAAGAAATTTGTCCAATGACATCTGTGCCGTCTGTGGACAGAAAATCTTTGTGGACATAAATGAGGAAGGGATAATTGAAAATACCTACCAGCTATCATGCAATCATGTGTATCCTTTCAATTCAATTATGAAATAATGGTTTCCTCTTTTCTTGCTGTTGcaccaaaaataaaatgattagCAATAAACAgtcgggtgtggggggggaggggaacagaagtGAAGAGAAATAAATGAACACAATCAAAGAAACCACAGCACAAAAGGTAAAAATAGCGATATAGAATAAGTTGCCTGTTTGCTCACATGAGGTTTAGTGGAAGACCTAAGTTTAAGTGCTATCATGCAATGCTTGCTTCCCAAGCTACTGAAACTCAGGTGCACCAAGCACCTAACCCAGTGGTGGCCAACCAGGGTAAGCTGATtgcaggccgtgagacattttacagatgttgactgtccgcaggcatggcccctgcagctcccagtggccattcaccgttcccagccactgggagctgcgggaggcggcACGCCACAGGGACAAGCCTGAGATTACAAGtctgattgataaaggtaatagtgtttgATGTAATGTACATagacctttgtaaagcatttgacttggtactgcacaacagtttgattaaaaactagaatgatataaaattaatatggcacatattaaataaattaaaagttgGCTAACTTTACATGtctgaaaatgtaattgtaaatggggaatcatcattgaatgggtgtGTTTGTAGCTGGATCCCACACGGCTCTGTTCGTGGCCCCAGACTATTCAACGCTTTTATcaaagacctggaagaaaacataaaattatccctgatgaagtttgcagattgTTTGCAAattgtgggagtggtaaataattcgGAGAACAGGCCACTGATGCAGAGTGATCTGAATCGCTTCGTAacttgggtgcaagcaaacaatatgcatttttaagatggctaaaatgtaaatatatacatctaggaacaaagaaggcaagccatgcttacaggatgggggactctgtcctgcaaaactgactctgaaaaagctttgggggtcatggtggatagtcAGCTGAATATAAGCTCCCACAGCGAGGCTGTGGCCTAAAGGGCTAATGTgctctttggatgcataaacaggcaAATCTCGAGccatagagaggttattttacttctgtatttggcactggtgagactgctactggaatactatgtccacttctgatatccacaattcaagaacaatgttgaaaaattggagagggttcagagacaAGCTGTGAGAACAGAAAATTTGCCTTACAGTGACAGACACAAGGGTCCATGTGTTTATCTTAACAAagcaaaggttaaggggtgacttgattagtgttTATACAAACTGGAAATAAAGGTGTAAAATttcaacagtgagagtaattgaccctaggtaaattattccaatggttatgGTGGATAttctatcactgaccattttaaaaatcaatatttgttttttttcctaaagaaTTAATTTTGGGTatttctatggcctgtggtatacaagtcagactagatgatcataatggtcccttctggctttagaatctatgacCATTGCCCACTTTCTATGTAGCGATCCATATCTACAGTCCAATAATACCTTGACTGCGTAGCAGCAGCATTTGCATATCCTTCCCCAGAAAAATCAGTGCCATAGAACAGAGCAGCTGCAAGTTGAAGTTCGGCCATTGAGAGATGCAATTTCACTGAGCCGCTGCTGCCATCTGATGTACCATAGGTTAAGACAGAAGGGCCTGATCCACAAGGGATTTAGTCATTGCATTGCTGAGCATCCTGGTGTCTAActtgtagaaaaaaaatcacaggaacaccactgtgatccacaaagcctgagttaggcacctagactccctatacaatgaacgGGGAGATcggaatgtgatccacaaaagccagcacattagagagagaaaaacccAAAAAGaggtgtgtgcagggccggctctggcttttttgccaccccaggcaaaaaagcctcctgccaccccccttccctccccacccccctggagcacggcaggggagggcgctgagcctggccgcgggccgctcttcccgaccggccagagcgccggggggagggcggcgagcccaccgcggctccgctggcggccagagcgccggggggagggcggagagcccggccagggctccgctctccccggcggccagagacTGAGTGACACGCCATGCCGCcctcctccaggtgccgccccaagcacaagcttggtgggctggtgcctggagccggccctgggtgtgtgataagccctgcccctctctgaggTAGGctactgtgacaatgcggttctggtggaacccaactgagagtgccaactcaggacaaattgctcaaacagggcagttacagcccaaggctggggttttttccacctctaaggcaaaccaaaccagccagactaggaggacttcggtctcaccc includes:
- the RNF175 gene encoding LOW QUALITY PROTEIN: RING finger protein 175 (The sequence of the model RefSeq protein was modified relative to this genomic sequence to represent the inferred CDS: inserted 1 base in 1 codon) is translated as MPATKEEKVLNSTKEYMLVYKWFLLIYKLSYAXFTMFGFNLFFRIKTEDSMDFGVILLFYGLYYGVMGRDFAEICSDYVASTIGISFYNVSGMPTRNLSNDICAVCGQKIFVDINEEGIIENTYQLSCNHVFHEFCIRGWCIVGKKQTCPYCNEKVDLKRMLSNPSSLGGSVHMFCMGNCWIGSAIWWPGNQLL